A single genomic interval of Rhizobium brockwellii harbors:
- a CDS encoding RcgA family putative transporter translates to MPKNGKLFLSPPKDGSDFKELFKQLTAAGAGRPLGSDGFPAGPWTPELLAEAISQIDSNRTGVDLRTVQLWFQENEKGISTTNIRWLARVFGCDDPVATSEWQMELSAAQSRLTAKRRGLKKAGSSPAAEVPNLALNVVDEEMESPGKLERDTEANQPSRRFNLARRSEALFSRGSTLDLPASVFAGATALGFLSYIVGIHNATYNRADGLVKQVGFLWAPNWTFLFMVFLPLFFAFVIELLLFWKNEGRLRIVAAGNRVESDDAWARNVDASSYTYWAVFIVCVLFAGLFQWIGVCLIPLVKGGGNYAIDWGKLALVRPEVISVPMEIVFTAFAYLYMCLCFYLFFVGLILLHTMINDLWKIGGASRSQPRIDYQYHVHEIGLRVMRGIFRCTVLGLLIAVCMKAQSSYLASNGKNIVAWLLADMSSALYEGKDMGKGFSYRMPTHYSSLLIAISTIIVFLYGSIRLGAGSRFHFPMWKMSAAVGLLFTSYLLIDAFTGFSILLCLAVLLAMYGLIDPELGRWRASDWGSNQNVS, encoded by the coding sequence TTGCCAAAGAATGGAAAGTTATTTCTCTCTCCGCCGAAGGACGGAAGTGATTTCAAAGAACTCTTCAAACAATTGACCGCGGCGGGAGCGGGCCGGCCGTTGGGAAGTGATGGCTTTCCCGCAGGCCCATGGACGCCCGAACTTCTCGCTGAGGCGATTTCACAGATCGATTCCAACCGGACTGGGGTCGATCTGCGAACGGTCCAGCTTTGGTTTCAAGAAAATGAGAAGGGTATCAGCACGACCAATATTCGTTGGCTGGCGAGAGTCTTCGGGTGTGATGATCCGGTAGCAACAAGCGAATGGCAAATGGAGCTAAGTGCGGCGCAATCTCGCTTGACGGCGAAGAGGCGAGGTTTGAAGAAAGCGGGAAGCAGCCCTGCGGCAGAGGTTCCAAATCTGGCATTGAATGTCGTCGATGAGGAGATGGAGTCGCCGGGGAAGCTGGAAAGGGATACTGAGGCTAATCAGCCGAGCCGACGTTTTAATTTGGCGAGGAGGTCGGAGGCGCTATTTAGCCGCGGATCTACCTTAGATCTACCTGCGTCGGTGTTTGCGGGTGCCACCGCCCTTGGGTTTCTCTCGTATATTGTGGGGATCCACAACGCGACTTACAATCGGGCGGATGGTCTCGTCAAACAGGTAGGTTTCCTCTGGGCACCCAATTGGACGTTCCTCTTTATGGTGTTCTTGCCACTGTTTTTTGCGTTCGTCATAGAGTTGCTGTTGTTTTGGAAGAATGAAGGGCGCTTACGGATTGTCGCGGCGGGCAATCGTGTGGAAAGCGACGACGCTTGGGCCCGCAACGTAGATGCTTCTTCGTATACATATTGGGCGGTCTTTATAGTCTGCGTGTTGTTCGCCGGTCTGTTTCAGTGGATCGGTGTGTGCTTGATCCCGTTGGTAAAAGGCGGTGGCAACTATGCGATAGATTGGGGCAAGTTAGCGCTCGTGCGGCCCGAAGTCATATCGGTGCCGATGGAGATTGTATTCACGGCGTTCGCTTATCTCTACATGTGCTTGTGCTTCTATCTCTTCTTCGTAGGTCTCATTTTGCTTCATACGATGATTAATGACCTTTGGAAAATCGGAGGAGCATCGAGGAGCCAGCCGCGAATTGATTATCAATACCATGTCCATGAAATCGGCTTACGGGTGATGCGCGGAATTTTTCGGTGCACTGTTTTAGGTCTTCTGATCGCCGTATGCATGAAGGCCCAAAGCTCCTACTTGGCGTCGAATGGAAAGAACATCGTGGCTTGGCTGCTTGCCGATATGTCGTCAGCTTTGTATGAGGGCAAAGACATGGGCAAAGGATTCAGCTACAGGATGCCGACCCACTACAGCAGCCTTCTTATCGCTATCTCGACGATTATCGTTTTTCTTTACGGTTCTATCCGTCTAGGTGCCGGAAGCCGATTTCATTTTCCCATGTGGAAGATGTCAGCGGCAGTAGGGTTACTTTTTACCAGCTACCTGCTGATCGACGCATTTACAGGCTTTTCGATCCTTCTGTGCCTTGCAGTGCTGCTCGCGATGTACGGCCTCATTGATCCAGAGCTTGGGCGATGGAGAGCGAGCGACTGGGGAAGCAATCAGAATGTATCATAG
- a CDS encoding RcgR family putative quorum lactone hydrolase: MYHSWLDRWDERRARRGEESKEITDFVLDANLAFPRAKNIGSIGEFCVLADQAAADPAFFDEPSGDDQHFQRQDGWIKFPSDMSTDIEENNVVWAKITESGSFEQALMIFHHWNASARNRQIANFFSQRGITVVEIAMPYHFERSRSGSVHADFMLSPNLGRTIQSVRQAVWDGRKLIRWLKSEGYREISVLGMSLGSWVAGLIAAHDLAVSKASLFLTAGSLADMVWTGRATRSIRESLEPVIELIDLRRAWGPLNLENYAHNLARPDLELHVVLAKRDKVVLPEISQGFMQMLKAAGARPNILELNCGHYSLGMPPYILLAGLSLKRFLSFRQAQGSVNKPRR, encoded by the coding sequence ATGTATCATAGTTGGCTTGATCGTTGGGATGAGCGGCGGGCAAGGCGCGGTGAGGAATCCAAGGAAATAACCGATTTCGTCCTTGATGCCAACCTCGCCTTCCCACGCGCCAAGAACATAGGAAGTATCGGCGAGTTTTGTGTCCTCGCGGACCAGGCCGCGGCTGATCCAGCCTTTTTCGATGAACCGAGCGGGGACGATCAGCATTTTCAACGGCAAGACGGGTGGATCAAATTTCCGTCGGACATGTCCACTGACATCGAAGAGAACAATGTAGTCTGGGCAAAAATCACAGAAAGCGGGTCCTTCGAGCAGGCGTTGATGATTTTTCATCACTGGAATGCAAGTGCACGCAATCGTCAGATCGCCAACTTTTTCTCACAGCGTGGAATCACGGTTGTCGAGATCGCTATGCCTTATCATTTCGAGCGCAGCCGCTCCGGGTCCGTGCACGCCGATTTTATGCTTAGCCCTAATCTCGGTCGAACCATCCAGTCTGTACGGCAGGCGGTATGGGACGGGCGAAAACTCATTCGTTGGTTGAAAAGCGAAGGCTATCGAGAGATTTCTGTTCTTGGTATGAGCTTAGGTTCCTGGGTCGCAGGCTTAATCGCTGCGCACGACTTGGCTGTGTCAAAAGCCTCGTTGTTTCTTACAGCGGGAAGTCTCGCGGATATGGTTTGGACAGGGCGCGCGACACGGTCGATACGTGAAAGCCTTGAACCCGTTATTGAGCTGATCGATCTCAGAAGGGCGTGGGGTCCGCTTAATCTAGAGAATTACGCGCACAATTTGGCAAGACCCGATCTCGAACTTCACGTTGTGTTGGCTAAGAGGGACAAGGTTGTTCTGCCAGAGATATCACAGGGGTTCATGCAGATGCTGAAGGCCGCCGGAGCTCGGCCAAACATTTTGGAATTAAACTGTGGTCACTATTCGCTCGGTATGCCGCCTTACATTTTGTTGGCTGGTTTGAGCCTGAAACGGTTTCTGTCGTTCCGCCAGGCTCAGGGCTCAGTGAACAAACCCAGAAGATGA
- a CDS encoding Crp/Fnr family transcriptional regulator: MDVAHSGVLEVGIPVACRSCQARHGVVCGVLSSGQLKDLGRHSLRRKVDAGCEIIAQGSESSFYSNIMRGVVKLCKVMPDGRQQIVGLQFAPDFVGRPYVRESTLSAEAATDAEICVFPRNLLDRMISETPELQRSLHDQALKELDAAREWMLTLGRRTAEEKVASLLDLIATHAEPQTATSTAFDLPLSRAEIADFLGLTIETVSRQMTRLRKSRIIRIENFRHIVVPDMDELERMIGA; encoded by the coding sequence ATGGACGTCGCACATAGTGGGGTTCTCGAGGTTGGCATCCCCGTCGCCTGCCGTTCCTGCCAGGCGCGGCACGGCGTCGTCTGCGGCGTACTGTCGAGCGGTCAGTTGAAGGACCTTGGCCGCCACTCACTGCGCCGCAAGGTCGATGCTGGCTGCGAGATCATCGCACAAGGGTCGGAAAGCTCTTTCTATTCGAACATCATGCGCGGGGTCGTGAAGCTCTGCAAGGTGATGCCGGACGGGCGCCAGCAGATCGTCGGTCTGCAATTCGCTCCCGATTTCGTCGGCAGGCCTTACGTGCGCGAAAGCACGCTGTCGGCCGAGGCTGCAACCGATGCCGAAATCTGCGTCTTCCCGCGCAACCTGCTCGACCGCATGATATCGGAGACGCCGGAACTGCAGCGCAGCCTGCACGATCAGGCGCTGAAGGAGCTGGATGCCGCGCGCGAATGGATGCTGACGCTCGGCCGGCGCACCGCCGAGGAGAAGGTCGCAAGCCTGCTCGACCTCATCGCCACCCATGCCGAACCGCAAACGGCAACAAGCACCGCCTTCGACCTGCCGCTATCCCGCGCCGAGATCGCCGATTTCCTCGGGCTGACGATCGAAACCGTCAGCCGTCAGATGACCAGACTGCGCAAGAGCCGCATCATCCGCATCGAGAACTTCCGACATATTGTCGTTCCCGACATGGATGAGCTGGAGCGAATGATTGGCGCATAA